The genomic DNA TCAACAATGCCGTTTTACGTCGTATGCGAAGCAAATAATTACGCACACTCTGATCCACATTAAAAAAGTCTCGGATTTGTTCCATTTCACCGATGGACATTTGCACCAGCGCCTTGGACAGCACCCGATGAATGTCCGGATTCGGCAGTCCTGCGACTATCGAAAGTGCACGCGCATATATGTAATCTCCGGTGTACATGGCCACCCGATTGTCCCATTTGGACTTCACGGTTGGCTGACCGCGCCTCATCTCCGCATCGTCAATCACATCATCATGAACGAGGGAAGCAGAATGAATCAGTTCCAGCGGTACCGCTATGCGTTTGAGCTTGTCCAGATCGTATTCCCCAAATTTGCCTCCCAGCAGTACAAATACCGGCCGCAAACGCTTGCCTCCCGCTTTGAGCAGATGAAGCGACGTATCATTAATCAACGGCTCCGTGCTGTCTATGCTTCGGTACAGCTCTTCTTCTATAAAGTTCATATCCTTTTTCAACAAACCGAACAAATCCAATCGTTTCATTCTTTCACCCGTGTCAGCGTATTGTCACTCCAGAGAAGCGGCTTCACTCGTCGGTCAAGCAGCCCCAGTTCATGCGCATACTGAAAATATAGCTCTAAACCCTTTTGTTCCTTCTCTCCAAAATCATAACACAGATTAGTAAAGTAGCGCTCCCAATAATCCCGCAGGCCTCCAATTTCCTTGCAGGCTTCAGAAATAACAGACGTCAGATCAGACAGGCTGCACTGCTTGCTTGCACGAAATGCATTCGCTACTTCAGTTACCGCATCAGGATTCTGTGCAGCAAAAGCACGGCGTACTGCCCATACGGCAAAAGTCATACTGTAACCCGTCCAACATTTCCACTCTTCTCCGAGGTCCGTAACGTACAGACCATCACGCCGCCAGGATGCCTTGATCGCATGATCTCCAATCAACAGCCCCGCATCCGCCTGCTCTAGCATCAGGTCCAAATCCGGCTCGCAGTCGAAATAGGAAGGTTGTCCTTCCCACGCCTTCTGCATCAAAATTTTCAACAAATTCACGGATGTTGCAGACGTATTCGTCAACGCAATCGTTCCGTTTTTAATTTCATCCAACGGCTTGCGTGAGAACAGCAAAATGGATTGCACTGGACCGTCTGCGCTGACAGACAGATCCGGCAACAGCAGCATATCCTCGGCACCGGATGCATAAGCAAAGGAGGACATCGCGCTGATGTCCAAATCTCCTTTCAGCATGCTTCGGTTCAATTCAGCCGGGACTCTAGAAACCAGCTCCGCCGGATGGAGAAGCTGTGAAGGATTAAAATAATGAAAAATGGGCCAAGCATTTGTATATTTAATTTTTCCGATTGTGATTGTCTTGGTGTCCGGTGTCGGCATCGGAGTCCCCCCATCTCGTAAACAGTTGATGTTCAATACGCAAGCTGTCCAATACTTTGCCTACGAGGAACAACACCATATCATCCAGCGTCTTCGGATGAAAGTAAAAAGCCGGCATAGCAGGAATCATTTTGACCCCAAGCCTTGCAAGCTTAAGCATATTTTCCAAATGAATGGCATGCAGCGGCGTCTCACGAGGCACCAGAATGAGCGGTCGGCCTTCCTTCATCATCACGTCTGCTGCACGCGCCATGAGATTATCGGACGAGCCGTGCGCCACTGCGGACAACGTACCCATTGAGCAAGGCATGATAACCATCGCATCCACCAGATAGGAGCCGCTCGCAATTGAGGCGCCAATATCCGTGAATGGATGGTATACAAGAGAACCGGGACGGCTTCCGAATTTGTCATTCAGCGCCCTCTCCCGGTCAGTCACGTTCCAGCCTAATTCCTCTTTCAGTACCCGCCAGCCGGCGTTGGAAACAATCAGGTGAACTGTATATTGCAAATCAAGTAGTGTCTCTACCAGTCGTACCCCATAAATGCTTCCGCTCGCGCCTGTAATGCCAATAACGATTCGTTTGCCTTGATGGTTGCTCACCTGATTATGATTCATAAGTATTGACGCACCACCAAATCAACCAGTGTAAAAGCAAATACGACCATGCTTAGTACACCGTTCATCGTAAAGAACGCCGTCTGCACACGACTCAGGTCCTTCGGAGATACGATATAGTGCTCATAGAATAAGATAATGTACGAAATAATCATGCCCGCCAGATACCACCAGCTTAAATCTGTAATAAAGAATAGAACAATAAATCCAATCGCCGTAATGACATGGAATGCTCGGGCGATGTTGAGCGCACCTGCTACACCAAAACGGGCAGGAATGGAATAAACGCCCTCATTCTGGTCAAAATCAATATCCTGACAAGCATAAATAATATCAAATCCAGCCGTCCAAAATGCAATCGTGAGATATAACACGATTGCAGTTAAATCTATTTGCCCCGTCACTGCAACCCACGCGCCCAGCGGCGCCAATCCAATGGTCAGACCCAGTACGAAGTGGCAAAGCCAGGTAAAACGCTTGGTGTAAGAGTAAAAAACGAGCATAAAAAAGGCCAGCGGGAACAGCTTGAACGCCAGCGGACTTAGCTTGAATGATGCCCAGAACAACAGCACCAGACTGACGATGATGAAAATGACCACTTCGCTCGACTTGAGCAGCCCCGCCGGGATGGCACGTCCTGCCGTACGTGGATTTTTCGCATCTATAACACGGTCGATCATGCGATTGAAGCCGAAAGCCGCGCTACGTGCGCCAACCATAGCCAGCAAGATCCATCCGATCTGCGACCACGAAGGAAGCGTGTCCATCACAACAACTGACCCCAATACAGCCCCCATAAATGCAAATGGGAGCGCAAATAACGTATGTTCAATTTTAATCATTTCCAAAAAAATAGCAATTTTCTTAAACATGCTGACTCTCCTTGATTCCAATATGCAATGCCGCAATGCCTCCAGTAAGTGAATGAGCCTGTACATCCTTTAATCCGACTTCGCGGAAGATGCCTGACAGCTCATCCCTTCCCGGAAAAAGCGCCAACGAATCAGGGAGCCATTTGTATTGCTCATAACGTTTGGCGAACAATTTGCCGAGCATGGGCAAGATGTGTTGAAAATATGCGTAGTAAATTCCCTTGAACGGCTGCCATGTAGGCTTGGACAGCTCCAGACATACAACCTGCCCGCCCGGTTTGACGACCCGCTGCATTTCCTGCAACACGCGGCGCAGATCAGGCACATTGCGCAGACCAAAGCCAATTGTTGCGTAGTCAAAAGAATTGGCTTCAAAAGGCAGCTCCATCGCGTTGCCCCGAACAAGCTTGATCTGGTTTTCACGAGCTTCCGACGCAATCTTGCGCTCGCCTACATTTAGCATGTTCTGGCTAAAATCCAGCCCTACGATGTGACCACTTTCACTTGCACGCGCCATCGCGAGCGTCCAGTCACACGTACCACAGCAAAGGTCGATTGCCGTATCCCCGTGGTCCATGTTCATTTTTTTCATCGTAAATTTACGCCAAGCCTTATGTCTGCGAAAGCTCAGTATATCGTTCATCAAGTCGTATTTACCTGCAATGCTTTCAAACACGCCATGAACGAATTGCTCTTTCGGCTTGGTGTCACTTGATCCCATGACGTTCACCTAACCTTCCCTCACAACCGGGTGTGGACTATTCAGCAGCTTCAGGAAAGGCTCCAGCATGCGTTCGAATCCCTCAATCCCCGTATTTCGATCATCTGACAGGATCTGCCGGATGTGTGTAACAGCTATGCGGAGCTTGTCCAGTATTGTGGCCTCGGCTTTGTACTTCAGAATAAGCTCTCGCCATGCATCAGCGTCTGGACTGTTCTCTGACAATAGTTCCCGTTCATTTGGGTCACCATTACCATAAACATGCCAGAACATATATCCGAATCGGGACTTATCCGGTACTGCACGCTTGTCCCATTCCTCTGCCAGTGTATCACAGAGCGCAAATTCGTTGAGAAGCTGTTCCCAAACTTCCCGATCCTGTTCTGCCACAAGTGAAGTAAAGGATAAAAAAAGCTCCTTTTTAAAACGAACCATCTGAGTTAAATACTGTGCCGCGTTCAGACGAAAATGCTTCATTTCCCAGTACAGACTCATTTTCCCCGCATTTACTTCACATACAGCATCACTCAGCTTCGAAATGGCCGTAATGCTGCCTGCCAATGCAAGCAACTGATAAAAGCGGCTGCTAAAATAGTCCCCGGCTAACACTTTCAGCTGTCTGGAACGCATTTCCTCCGAGCTCCGTGTTCCCGACAGAGTATCAATCATATCATGCGTATCCAGCCCCATCTGCACGAGTGAGGTAACCAGTGCGTACAGTTCATCCTCGCTTGCATGCAGCTCCTGCGCATTCCGGTTCAAAAACATAAACAACAGACGGGTACGGCTGTCAGGAAAAGCTGGCATTTCCGTATGTTGTTGAATCATGTCATATTCCACATATTTCCTTGCTAATTGGGGTACGCGATACAGTTTCATCCTAAGCCTCCGAGCCATGACTTTCTGGTGTACTCAAATAATTGCAATGCCTTATATTATATCACAATTTAAAATGATTAGCGACTAAAGTACTGTAGGTCCAACAACAGAAATACCTAATCTGTGTATACACCGTTAAACCTGCTTTGCCACATTGGAGTTACCGTAATACGGAAGCGGGTTTTCAGTTCCTCCGGCAAGTCCGCGCCTTCCCTGCTTCTCAGCTGATCCAGCGTTTCACTCGTCCACTCGTTCCGGCGTATATCGGATGCCAGCAACAAGTGACGTTCTCCTGACCATTCATCCTGGGTCACTACCCGAAGCAGTAATTGCCGTACATTCGTCGTTCCATAAAAACTAAAGGCGGCAATCTCCGCCATATTTTGATAGATTTCAAGCGGAGCGGTTTCTTCCTTGGACAGCTTTACATCCAGGGTCAGGACTGAATTTTCCCAGCTTACGCGGGCAATCGGTGTCGTCAAAGGAAGCTCATTCAGCGTATCCACCAGATTGTCATCGGTCAGCAGCACCCGCTGCTGCGAAGACACCGTCGCCTGTGTCTCACGAACAGCAGCGGTTCCAGAATCCAGCGCCTGTAAGGATGGCAGCAGTATAGCAGCCGCAGTGGTTATGAGAATCGAGCCGCTTAGCACAATCCAAGGTTTCATTCAGAGCCTCCCCTGACCCCTACCCTGTTATGGGTTTGCTACGGTAAAGGTCCTCACTCTCATTGTACAACAAAAAAAAGCAGGCTATGCCTGCATTTTAGTCCTCCGTATCCATGACTCCGTGTTTGGTCATCACAACAGCCTTGCCACGAATTTTAATCGCAGAGGTATGATCGGTAAATTGGACGATCAGCACCTCACCCTTGTCCAATTTTTCTGAATGATGCAGGCGTGTATCCTGACCTCTTGTCAAACCAAAAACCTGACATCCGTTGCTTTTTGCTTTAATCACAACGTACTCACTACTACCCGTCACGTTATCTTCCATATCCATTTCCCTCCTGAGAGCCGAAGCTATACTTTTTATGATGGAGATTCAAGCTTGTTTTGTCAACCACATGCTTTCGGTGCTAACTGCAACAGTTACCGCGTTCCGAGCCATACTATCCGTGCAGCCCATCTGCTAACGAAAGGAGCGAATCGGATGAAAAACTATCGTCCCGCTAATCTGAGTCCTGCCCAAGTAGAGCGGCTTCAACAGCTTGAGCATGAATTTACCGAGCTGGCGGGTGAACCGCTGGTGCTGATCGCCTATGCTTCATGCAACGACAGAATCGCTTCCTCTGCTTCATCCCGCATTACATCTGCTACGGAATAACATAACAAAAAGAAAAGGCCGTGAATCAAATTCACGGTCTTTTCAGCGCAATGGGAATATGTAAGAAATCTTATTTAATTCCGTCCTTGAGCGCTTTCCCCGGTTTAAATGCCGGAATTTTG from Paenibacillus sp. FSL R10-2782 includes the following:
- a CDS encoding polyprenyl synthetase family protein, with product MKRLDLFGLLKKDMNFIEEELYRSIDSTEPLINDTSLHLLKAGGKRLRPVFVLLGGKFGEYDLDKLKRIAVPLELIHSASLVHDDVIDDAEMRRGQPTVKSKWDNRVAMYTGDYIYARALSIVAGLPNPDIHRVLSKALVQMSIGEMEQIRDFFNVDQSVRNYLLRIRRKTALLIAVSCQLGAMAADAGERVNSLLYSYGYNVGMAFQIQDDLLDLCGTEKKIGKPPGSDMRQGNITLPVIYALGQPELRDDLLAEIGRIQAGDGQGDARKAVDMIKKSEGIAKAEILADRYIKKALHALDLLPDVKTKKTLLDIAHFVTRRSY
- the mtrB gene encoding trp RNA-binding attenuation protein MtrB; its protein translation is MEDNVTGSSEYVVIKAKSNGCQVFGLTRGQDTRLHHSEKLDKGEVLIVQFTDHTSAIKIRGKAVVMTKHGVMDTED
- a CDS encoding menaquinone biosynthesis protein, which gives rise to MPTPDTKTITIGKIKYTNAWPIFHYFNPSQLLHPAELVSRVPAELNRSMLKGDLDISAMSSFAYASGAEDMLLLPDLSVSADGPVQSILLFSRKPLDEIKNGTIALTNTSATSVNLLKILMQKAWEGQPSYFDCEPDLDLMLEQADAGLLIGDHAIKASWRRDGLYVTDLGEEWKCWTGYSMTFAVWAVRRAFAAQNPDAVTEVANAFRASKQCSLSDLTSVISEACKEIGGLRDYWERYFTNLCYDFGEKEQKGLELYFQYAHELGLLDRRVKPLLWSDNTLTRVKE
- a CDS encoding heptaprenyl diphosphate synthase component 1 codes for the protein MKLYRVPQLARKYVEYDMIQQHTEMPAFPDSRTRLLFMFLNRNAQELHASEDELYALVTSLVQMGLDTHDMIDTLSGTRSSEEMRSRQLKVLAGDYFSSRFYQLLALAGSITAISKLSDAVCEVNAGKMSLYWEMKHFRLNAAQYLTQMVRFKKELFLSFTSLVAEQDREVWEQLLNEFALCDTLAEEWDKRAVPDKSRFGYMFWHVYGNGDPNERELLSENSPDADAWRELILKYKAEATILDKLRIAVTHIRQILSDDRNTGIEGFERMLEPFLKLLNSPHPVVREG
- a CDS encoding flavin prenyltransferase UbiX; translated protein: MNHNQVSNHQGKRIVIGITGASGSIYGVRLVETLLDLQYTVHLIVSNAGWRVLKEELGWNVTDRERALNDKFGSRPGSLVYHPFTDIGASIASGSYLVDAMVIMPCSMGTLSAVAHGSSDNLMARAADVMMKEGRPLILVPRETPLHAIHLENMLKLARLGVKMIPAMPAFYFHPKTLDDMVLFLVGKVLDSLRIEHQLFTRWGDSDADTGHQDNHNRKN
- a CDS encoding demethylmenaquinone methyltransferase; the encoded protein is MGSSDTKPKEQFVHGVFESIAGKYDLMNDILSFRRHKAWRKFTMKKMNMDHGDTAIDLCCGTCDWTLAMARASESGHIVGLDFSQNMLNVGERKIASEARENQIKLVRGNAMELPFEANSFDYATIGFGLRNVPDLRRVLQEMQRVVKPGGQVVCLELSKPTWQPFKGIYYAYFQHILPMLGKLFAKRYEQYKWLPDSLALFPGRDELSGIFREVGLKDVQAHSLTGGIAALHIGIKESQHV
- a CDS encoding UbiA-like polyprenyltransferase; the encoded protein is MFKKIAIFLEMIKIEHTLFALPFAFMGAVLGSVVVMDTLPSWSQIGWILLAMVGARSAAFGFNRMIDRVIDAKNPRTAGRAIPAGLLKSSEVVIFIIVSLVLLFWASFKLSPLAFKLFPLAFFMLVFYSYTKRFTWLCHFVLGLTIGLAPLGAWVAVTGQIDLTAIVLYLTIAFWTAGFDIIYACQDIDFDQNEGVYSIPARFGVAGALNIARAFHVITAIGFIVLFFITDLSWWYLAGMIISYIILFYEHYIVSPKDLSRVQTAFFTMNGVLSMVVFAFTLVDLVVRQYL